Proteins encoded within one genomic window of Nordella sp. HKS 07:
- a CDS encoding glyoxalase/bleomycin resistance/extradiol dioxygenase family protein, whose translation MKPVPEGFHTVTPYLTIRGVDKVMDFIRQAFNAEVSHEPIKRPDGKIMHAQVKIGDSCVMLGEESEEAKATTSTLYLYVPDVDRVYQQAVKAGGKSVMEPTDMFYGDRYGGVKDSSGNSWMIATHKEDVALPEMQRRADEFMKQHNKGKAA comes from the coding sequence GTGAAGCCGGTTCCTGAAGGATTTCATACCGTAACCCCTTATCTGACCATTCGTGGCGTTGATAAGGTCATGGACTTTATCCGTCAGGCCTTCAACGCGGAAGTCTCGCATGAGCCGATCAAGCGCCCGGACGGTAAGATCATGCATGCTCAGGTCAAGATCGGAGACTCCTGCGTCATGCTCGGGGAAGAAAGCGAAGAGGCGAAGGCGACTACTTCCACGCTCTACCTCTATGTGCCCGATGTGGATCGGGTCTATCAGCAAGCGGTCAAGGCCGGCGGTAAATCGGTAATGGAACCCACCGATATGTTTTATGGCGACCGCTATGGCGGCGTGAAGGATTCATCCGGCAACAGCTGGATGATCGCGACGCACAAAGAAGATGTGGCGCTGCCGGAAATGCAGCGACGTGCCGATGAATTCATGAAGCAGCACAATAAGGGCAAGGCCGCCTGA
- a CDS encoding nucleotidyltransferase family protein codes for MAPHRDLRPLDLLCACLSAGQRGRRLDTATAAALINPATDLVSFAQLAGRHLVTPMLAACIADPEIGPLLPEDFRTYLEFMHAQNSSRNETLRLQLAEAAARLNEVGIQPVLLKGAIRLVDGLYPDPGWRFMRDLDLLIPRDRLPEAVACLSSLGYGFQENVAEWSTQYKHLPPLRRDGDAAVIEIHSEPLSSRHGLCGAEGVQARSTLVDLDGTQVRIPDIVDQLAQLIGHDRFDRYLSRSRMFLLRSIFETALLCRNQDHTRQLLDRFASEGVRRWAWTQLGLAARLFPDYVARPRDGGLIDNLETRALLGLEQLDENGRLRRLVWFGWTRIDKLFRLREEREHLAANIWSTGYHRRGVRRLRRLWKHD; via the coding sequence TTGGCGCCCCATCGCGATCTCCGGCCGCTGGACCTCCTTTGTGCGTGTCTCTCGGCCGGGCAGCGCGGGCGACGCCTGGATACCGCTACAGCAGCGGCTCTGATCAACCCAGCAACCGATCTCGTCAGCTTCGCGCAACTGGCCGGGCGCCATCTCGTCACGCCGATGCTTGCAGCCTGTATCGCGGACCCGGAGATCGGGCCGTTGTTGCCCGAGGACTTCAGGACATATCTGGAGTTCATGCACGCCCAGAACAGTAGTCGCAACGAAACGCTACGCCTGCAGCTCGCTGAAGCCGCGGCCCGCCTCAACGAAGTCGGCATCCAACCTGTTCTCCTGAAGGGCGCCATTCGGCTGGTCGACGGCCTCTACCCGGATCCCGGTTGGCGCTTCATGCGCGATCTCGATCTGCTCATTCCTCGCGACCGCCTGCCCGAAGCGGTGGCTTGCCTGAGCTCTCTGGGCTACGGCTTTCAGGAGAACGTCGCCGAATGGTCGACACAGTATAAGCATCTACCCCCGCTCAGACGAGACGGTGATGCCGCGGTGATCGAGATCCATTCCGAACCCCTGTCAAGCCGGCATGGGTTGTGTGGCGCGGAAGGTGTGCAGGCGAGATCGACGCTTGTCGACCTTGATGGCACACAGGTAAGGATACCGGACATCGTTGATCAGCTCGCGCAATTGATCGGACATGACCGTTTCGACCGCTATCTGTCCCGATCCAGGATGTTTCTCCTGCGCAGTATCTTCGAGACGGCCCTTCTTTGCCGCAACCAGGACCATACGCGACAGTTGCTCGATCGCTTCGCCAGCGAGGGTGTCAGGAGATGGGCGTGGACGCAGCTTGGTCTCGCTGCCCGTCTCTTTCCCGACTATGTCGCTCGCCCGCGAGACGGCGGCTTGATCGATAACCTGGAAACGCGCGCGCTCTTAGGGCTGGAACAGCTGGATGAGAATGGCCGGCTACGCCGGCTTGTCTGGTTCGGATGGACCAGGATCGACAAGCTCTTCAGGCTGCGCGAGGAGCGCGAGCATCTCGCGGCGAACATTTGGTCTACCGGATATCACCGTCGTGGCGTTCGTCGGCTACGCCGGCTCTGGAAGCATGATTGA
- a CDS encoding amylo-alpha-1,6-glucosidase, whose protein sequence is MLQDRKYPRAGGDEQFQVSAFFSLQERRPRILKRDDTFAVIDPNGDLLSGFGSSDGIYYRDTRYLSHYELLIGGVRPILLSSSLTDDSSMLVSDLANPDIFAEQKLVLRHDSIHIRRSKFLQDGVCHERVVVRNFADVVIALPIEFRFQADFADIFEVRGLERPRRGAFLDPVLDGGSVVLSYNGLDGRRLTTTLILDPVPDTLEGNHAIFILPCAPREHRIIFVTMSCVGIPPPPPRENYLRSLVAIRRQNRAERPRSATIDSSNEIFNEAIRRAQCDIEMLTSHTPHGPYVYAGIPWFSTVFGRDALITALLTLWSNPVLARGVLSYLAAHQAVDENPLSDAEPGKILHEIRNGEMALLGEVPFRRYYGSVDSTLLFVILAGAYCEATADMDFTRQIWTNVERAMSWAATYGDIDGDGFIEYRRKSEGGLVNQGWKDSHDSIFHRDGAIAEPPIALCEVQAYYYGALLAAAAMAGRLGHAEAAATHRQKATGLRRNFNEAFWCEELDTFALALDGKKRRCAVRSSNAGHALLTGLADFELARRTARTLMDASSMSGWGIRTIATTELRYNPMSYHNGSVWPHDNALIALGFARYGYKSQVVRIFEGLFSAASYIDLRRLPELFCGFPRRPARGPTFYPVACSPQAWAAASLLSLVQSSLGLDIDPETREIRLERPILPQFLDEITLCRVQAGGGLLDLTLRRAGQEVAANAVHRAGGARLVLKS, encoded by the coding sequence ATGCTGCAGGATCGCAAATACCCGCGCGCGGGAGGCGACGAGCAATTCCAGGTCAGCGCCTTTTTTTCGCTGCAGGAACGGCGTCCGCGCATTCTCAAGCGGGACGATACTTTCGCCGTCATCGATCCCAATGGCGACCTTCTTTCCGGCTTCGGCAGTTCGGACGGGATCTACTACCGCGACACGCGATATCTCTCCCATTACGAACTGCTGATCGGCGGCGTGCGGCCCATCCTCTTGTCGTCGTCTCTTACGGACGATAGCTCCATGCTGGTCTCGGATCTCGCCAATCCCGACATCTTCGCCGAGCAGAAGCTCGTGCTTCGGCACGATTCAATTCATATCCGGCGCTCCAAGTTCCTGCAGGACGGAGTTTGTCACGAGCGCGTCGTCGTCCGCAATTTCGCCGATGTCGTGATAGCGCTTCCGATCGAGTTTCGCTTCCAGGCGGATTTTGCCGACATCTTCGAAGTGCGCGGTCTCGAGCGGCCGCGCCGGGGCGCCTTTCTCGATCCGGTCCTGGACGGCGGCAGCGTAGTGCTTTCCTATAATGGCCTCGACGGACGGCGCCTCACCACGACACTGATACTGGACCCCGTTCCAGACACGCTCGAGGGCAATCACGCCATATTTATCCTGCCCTGCGCGCCGCGCGAGCACCGCATCATCTTCGTGACCATGTCCTGCGTCGGCATTCCGCCACCACCGCCGCGTGAGAATTATCTGCGCTCGCTGGTCGCCATCCGCCGGCAGAACAGAGCCGAAAGACCACGTTCGGCCACAATCGACTCGTCGAACGAAATTTTCAACGAGGCGATCCGGCGGGCTCAGTGCGATATCGAGATGCTGACTTCGCACACGCCGCACGGCCCCTATGTCTATGCGGGCATTCCGTGGTTCAGCACGGTCTTCGGACGTGACGCGCTCATCACGGCGCTCCTGACCTTGTGGAGCAATCCGGTGCTGGCGCGCGGGGTCCTGTCCTATCTGGCGGCACACCAGGCGGTGGATGAGAATCCTTTGAGTGACGCAGAGCCCGGCAAGATTCTTCATGAAATCAGGAATGGCGAGATGGCCCTCCTGGGCGAGGTTCCCTTCCGCCGCTATTACGGCAGCGTCGATTCCACCTTGCTTTTCGTCATCCTGGCCGGGGCTTATTGCGAGGCGACGGCGGACATGGACTTCACCCGCCAGATCTGGACCAATGTGGAGCGGGCCATGAGCTGGGCCGCGACCTATGGCGATATCGATGGCGACGGCTTCATCGAGTATCGCCGCAAGAGTGAAGGCGGACTTGTCAATCAAGGCTGGAAGGACAGTCACGATTCCATCTTCCATCGGGACGGTGCAATCGCCGAGCCGCCCATCGCGCTGTGCGAAGTGCAGGCTTATTATTATGGCGCGCTTCTGGCCGCTGCAGCGATGGCGGGGCGTCTCGGCCATGCGGAAGCCGCCGCGACGCATCGACAAAAGGCGACCGGGCTCAGACGCAACTTCAATGAAGCGTTCTGGTGCGAGGAGCTTGATACCTTCGCGCTCGCGCTGGATGGAAAGAAGAGGCGGTGTGCCGTCCGCTCTTCAAATGCCGGGCATGCGCTGTTGACAGGCCTCGCCGATTTCGAGCTGGCGCGGCGGACGGCGAGGACCTTGATGGATGCAAGCTCGATGTCGGGATGGGGCATCCGCACGATCGCTACGACGGAGCTGCGCTACAACCCGATGTCCTATCACAATGGATCGGTGTGGCCGCATGACAATGCGCTCATCGCCCTGGGTTTCGCGCGCTACGGCTACAAATCGCAAGTCGTGCGCATATTCGAAGGCTTGTTCAGCGCCGCCTCCTATATCGATCTGCGCCGCCTGCCGGAATTGTTCTGCGGCTTTCCGCGCCGGCCGGCCCGCGGTCCGACCTTCTATCCGGTCGCCTGTTCGCCGCAGGCCTGGGCGGCCGCCTCTCTCCTCAGCCTCGTGCAGTCATCGCTCGGGCTCGATATCGATCCCGAAACGCGCGAAATAAGGCTTGAGCGGCCGATCTTGCCGCAGTTCCTCGACGAGATCACCTTGTGTCGCGTCCAGGCGGGTGGTGGTCTTCTCGATCTCACCTTGCGCCGCGCCGGTCAGGAGGTCGCGGCCAATGCCGTCCACCGCGCTGGCGGCGCCCGTCTGGTCCTGAAAAGCTGA
- a CDS encoding glycosyltransferase family 4 protein — MKIAQVAPLMESVPPKLYGGTERIVFYLTEELIRQGHEVTLFASGDSRTSATLVAGSRMALRLSEDRQDPLLQHLLMLEKLRDRYEDFDVIHFHMDLLQFPFLRSLNCPSVTTLHGRLDGPGISPFYREFNEAQLVTISRSQRRSLPDEAQASLVYHGLPQDLLHYGKGQGGYLAFLGRISPEKGPADAIAIALAAGLPLKIAAKIDKVDADFWRDVVKPLVDKNASIEFVGEISEREKGEFLGNASALLFPIDWPEPFGLVMIEAMACGTPIIAYPMGSVPEIVEEGRSGYIVGSREAAVAAVERLDEIDRRVVRQCFDHRFTATRMSADYLKLYAKLTRPKGVNGHVYGPPLAVADRRPDLRSELAL; from the coding sequence GTGAAGATTGCGCAAGTTGCACCTTTAATGGAAAGCGTACCGCCCAAGCTCTATGGCGGCACCGAGCGTATCGTGTTCTACCTCACCGAGGAACTGATTCGGCAAGGCCACGAGGTCACGTTGTTTGCGTCCGGCGATTCGCGAACAAGTGCGACACTCGTAGCGGGGAGCAGAATGGCCTTGCGCCTCAGCGAGGATCGCCAGGATCCATTATTGCAGCATCTTTTGATGCTCGAGAAATTGCGCGACCGGTACGAGGATTTCGACGTCATCCATTTTCATATGGATCTTCTGCAATTTCCGTTCCTACGAAGTCTGAACTGCCCATCGGTTACCACACTACACGGTCGCCTCGACGGACCGGGTATTTCTCCCTTCTATCGCGAATTCAACGAAGCCCAGCTCGTCACCATCTCCCGGTCTCAGCGTCGTAGCCTCCCAGATGAAGCTCAGGCATCTCTCGTTTATCACGGTCTGCCGCAGGATTTACTTCATTATGGCAAAGGGCAAGGTGGCTACCTCGCTTTCCTCGGCCGCATTTCCCCGGAGAAAGGGCCGGCAGATGCGATCGCCATCGCCCTAGCGGCAGGCCTTCCGCTCAAAATCGCTGCAAAGATCGACAAGGTGGACGCGGACTTTTGGCGTGACGTTGTCAAGCCGTTGGTCGATAAGAATGCGAGCATTGAGTTTGTTGGAGAGATTTCGGAACGCGAGAAGGGAGAGTTCCTCGGCAATGCGTCAGCTCTTCTCTTTCCCATCGACTGGCCGGAGCCTTTTGGCCTGGTCATGATCGAAGCCATGGCATGCGGAACGCCGATCATCGCCTATCCGATGGGATCGGTACCGGAGATCGTCGAGGAAGGGCGATCCGGTTACATCGTAGGCAGCCGGGAGGCCGCGGTTGCCGCCGTGGAAAGGCTGGATGAGATCGACCGCCGCGTCGTCCGGCAGTGTTTCGATCATCGTTTCACGGCGACGCGCATGAGCGCGGATTATCTGAAGCTCTATGCTAAGCTGACCCGGCCCAAAGGTGTGAACGGACATGTCTATGGACCGCCTCTCGCCGTGGCCGACCGCCGCCCGGATCTGCGATCAGAGCTGGCTCTGTAA
- a CDS encoding Hsp20 family protein — translation MRNYDLSTFSRSSVGFEPFFSLLSGAHNRLESEGNFPPYDIIRKDETNYVIRLAVAGFAPRDINITTQQNLLTVAGRKEPEQGHHYLHEGITSNDFERQFSLADKGEVTNANYENGILEIELHKEIPEAAKPRKISIKGGGAHKLLS, via the coding sequence ATGCGCAACTACGACCTATCGACTTTCTCGCGTTCGAGCGTGGGCTTTGAACCCTTTTTCAGTCTTCTGAGCGGCGCTCACAACCGCCTCGAGTCAGAGGGAAATTTTCCTCCCTATGACATCATTCGGAAAGACGAGACGAATTATGTTATCCGCCTCGCTGTCGCGGGCTTCGCCCCGCGCGACATCAATATCACTACTCAGCAAAACCTCTTGACCGTTGCTGGCCGGAAAGAGCCGGAGCAGGGGCACCACTACCTGCATGAAGGTATCACGAGCAACGATTTCGAGCGTCAGTTCAGCCTGGCCGACAAAGGCGAAGTGACGAATGCCAATTATGAGAACGGTATTCTCGAAATTGAGCTGCATAAGGAGATCCCTGAGGCAGCGAAGCCGCGCAAAATCTCCATAAAAGGGGGCGGCGCACACAAGCTCCTTTCGTGA
- a CDS encoding PqqD family peptide modification chaperone, translating into MHGFVDQPDRIATAPYCDGAVIYEALTGRLFHLNHTAARAWVLLREGGREAAIVSDLAREHGSDAAAVQRDLEAFIAAVHEAGLLRPRATTDLDVVVADPPQESPALDAAYRVGEVVVRVVCHSANVAAAFAPLAAPAIVTDGTAPEVCLTLYRDRGAFVLARDGRVIDRLATAPVARWAVVRQLVSAGSRRSWLALLHAGAVATPTGCLLVCGDSGAGKSTLLASLLHAGFGFVADDIVPLEKGTRLIRPVPLAISIKQGSWPVIGAMFPELAEAPAVRLGARRMRFLWPRNGTASADAAGRPAAAVLFPRYVKGTPVKLTRLDHLRSLTLLGEGGSILPSTDAGLAEFLAWWRGLAAYEISYGRLDDAVRVVRSLWDTIHQSHDELAAAVPPPVFGPEH; encoded by the coding sequence ATGCACGGCTTTGTCGATCAGCCCGACCGGATCGCTACTGCACCGTACTGTGACGGGGCTGTGATCTACGAGGCACTGACGGGCAGATTGTTTCACTTGAACCATACTGCCGCGCGCGCGTGGGTATTGCTGCGAGAGGGCGGTCGCGAGGCGGCGATCGTTTCTGATCTCGCGCGGGAGCATGGAAGCGATGCGGCTGCGGTTCAGCGCGACCTTGAGGCGTTTATTGCCGCGGTGCACGAAGCGGGACTTCTCAGACCACGCGCGACAACTGATCTGGACGTCGTCGTGGCCGACCCGCCACAAGAATCGCCGGCACTTGATGCTGCGTACCGGGTCGGCGAGGTCGTGGTCAGAGTGGTCTGCCATTCTGCCAACGTTGCCGCCGCATTCGCCCCCCTTGCCGCTCCCGCAATCGTCACTGATGGAACTGCCCCCGAGGTTTGCCTGACCCTATACCGCGATCGCGGCGCGTTTGTACTTGCGCGCGACGGCCGCGTCATTGACCGTTTGGCCACGGCACCCGTGGCGCGATGGGCTGTGGTCCGGCAGCTCGTTTCGGCTGGAAGCCGGCGCTCCTGGCTTGCTTTGCTGCACGCCGGTGCTGTGGCGACTCCGACGGGATGTCTGCTGGTCTGCGGCGACAGCGGTGCCGGCAAGAGCACTCTGCTGGCAAGTCTGCTCCACGCGGGCTTCGGGTTCGTCGCCGACGATATCGTGCCGCTTGAGAAGGGTACCAGGCTCATTCGGCCTGTGCCGCTGGCGATCAGCATCAAGCAGGGCAGCTGGCCCGTCATCGGGGCTATGTTTCCGGAACTCGCCGAGGCGCCGGCCGTCCGCCTCGGCGCTCGGAGGATGCGCTTCCTTTGGCCCAGGAACGGTACCGCTTCAGCTGATGCGGCCGGTCGTCCGGCAGCCGCAGTCCTATTTCCGCGCTATGTGAAGGGTACGCCGGTCAAGCTGACCCGGCTTGATCACCTTCGCTCCCTCACCTTGCTGGGAGAGGGAGGCAGCATACTGCCCTCCACCGACGCTGGGCTTGCCGAATTCCTCGCCTGGTGGCGCGGGCTTGCGGCCTACGAGATTTCCTACGGCCGCTTGGACGACGCGGTTCGCGTAGTACGCTCCCTCTGGGATACGATTCACCAGTCCCACGACGAACTGGCGGCTGCTGTCCCACCGCCTGTGTTCGGGCCTGAGCATTGA
- a CDS encoding site-specific integrase → MQARLDEARAWVKRPAPAGRPLTPRQMARAHFDEQTGLDEAFRNSNSAYASVGIDDSYVAALRRAIAGTASNAELGETVGWIVQTFQAKAHTGVVENTPEWRELARTLAIAELEHVRITAARDDGDFSAKPEHPLLIDEPDHASAAIRARKIGPNSTKPLSDIVDLVTQEKGAKSATNYEYETAVRMFEEHLGEAKPIYKITRLDVLGFKDALLKTPSNYTKRFPGTKLPDAIAQNEARTVPFPTLNVTTINEKWLPRVHTVLKWSVDNAVIPDNPASGVKVARKKGENRPSRVPFTPGDLSRIFAPPEFRKDRLTTERQWALLIALFSGMRASEIAQIKLDSVRHERQILAFAIEEETKNGQSLRIVPVHSILVRLGLAKRIAQLRKAGETHLFPGWYGQGQDQLARAKAAGKIEKQPYSQFIPRWFLRTYKKTVGVDDARKKFHSFRHTLKTALSRAGVPRSISDDITGHDDSSSGATYIHDSAIEAMKDALEKVHFDGFPL, encoded by the coding sequence ATGCAGGCGCGCCTGGATGAGGCGCGTGCTTGGGTGAAAAGGCCCGCGCCAGCGGGGAGGCCCCTCACCCCGCGCCAGATGGCTCGGGCTCACTTTGACGAACAGACCGGCCTTGATGAGGCCTTCCGAAACTCAAACAGCGCATATGCGTCGGTCGGCATAGATGACAGCTACGTTGCGGCGCTCCGTAGAGCTATCGCCGGCACCGCTTCCAATGCCGAACTTGGTGAGACTGTCGGCTGGATCGTGCAAACCTTTCAAGCCAAGGCCCATACAGGCGTAGTCGAAAATACGCCCGAATGGCGAGAACTTGCCCGGACACTCGCCATTGCTGAACTAGAGCATGTGCGGATCACGGCCGCCCGCGACGACGGCGACTTTTCAGCTAAGCCGGAGCACCCCTTGCTCATAGACGAGCCTGATCATGCGTCCGCCGCGATCCGCGCAAGGAAAATCGGCCCGAACAGCACGAAGCCCCTTAGCGATATTGTCGACCTTGTCACCCAGGAGAAAGGCGCAAAGTCCGCGACCAACTATGAGTATGAGACGGCCGTCCGCATGTTCGAGGAGCACCTGGGAGAGGCGAAGCCCATCTATAAAATTACACGGCTGGACGTTCTCGGCTTCAAGGATGCCCTGCTAAAGACTCCATCCAACTACACAAAGCGCTTCCCTGGTACAAAATTGCCCGACGCGATCGCTCAGAATGAGGCGCGAACAGTCCCCTTCCCAACTCTGAACGTCACCACGATCAATGAGAAATGGCTCCCGCGCGTTCATACCGTCCTTAAATGGTCCGTCGACAACGCGGTGATCCCAGACAACCCGGCGAGCGGCGTTAAAGTCGCTAGAAAGAAAGGCGAGAACCGGCCTAGTCGCGTTCCGTTCACGCCCGGCGATCTCAGCCGGATCTTCGCCCCTCCCGAGTTTAGGAAGGACAGGCTCACTACGGAACGCCAATGGGCGTTGTTGATTGCGCTGTTTTCCGGCATGCGGGCAAGTGAGATTGCCCAGATCAAACTCGATAGCGTTCGGCATGAACGCCAGATCCTGGCATTTGCGATCGAGGAGGAGACAAAGAACGGCCAGTCTCTCCGGATTGTGCCGGTTCATAGCATTTTGGTCCGCTTGGGGCTCGCAAAGCGGATAGCTCAGCTGAGGAAAGCCGGCGAGACGCACCTGTTTCCTGGGTGGTATGGGCAAGGCCAGGATCAACTGGCCCGCGCCAAGGCTGCGGGGAAGATCGAAAAACAACCCTACTCTCAGTTTATTCCCCGGTGGTTCCTCCGGACCTACAAGAAAACAGTCGGGGTCGATGATGCCCGGAAAAAATTTCATAGCTTCCGGCATACCCTCAAGACCGCGCTTTCCAGGGCCGGCGTTCCCCGCTCCATCAGCGATGATATCACCGGTCATGATGATTCATCGTCGGGCGCAACCTATATTCACGATTCAGCAATTGAGGCTATGAAGGACGCCTTGGAGAAGGTTCACTTCGACGGCTTCCCCCTGTGA
- a CDS encoding alpha-ketoglutarate-dependent dioxygenase AlkB gives MNLFPPAEGAPPGFRYEEDFISREEEQQLIAHIRELPLQPFQFGAYEGKRRVVSFGSRYDYTRHAVKDALPPPDWTLSIIARVEQFGGPGSAPIRQVLCTEYEEGVGIGWHRDKAHYGDVFGLSLASECTFRFRRAAGKGWQRFHLDVEPRSLYMMSDESRHVWEHSIPPVASIRFSMTFRTLAAGN, from the coding sequence TTGAATCTCTTCCCGCCTGCCGAGGGCGCGCCGCCGGGATTTCGCTATGAGGAAGACTTCATTTCGCGCGAAGAGGAGCAGCAGCTCATCGCTCACATCCGCGAGCTTCCGTTGCAGCCTTTCCAGTTCGGCGCGTATGAGGGAAAAAGGCGCGTCGTTTCCTTTGGTTCCCGCTACGATTATACGCGGCACGCCGTGAAGGACGCCCTGCCGCCGCCCGATTGGACGCTGAGCATCATCGCAAGAGTCGAGCAATTCGGGGGACCGGGCTCAGCGCCGATCCGCCAAGTCCTCTGCACCGAGTATGAGGAGGGCGTGGGAATAGGCTGGCATCGCGACAAGGCTCATTATGGCGACGTGTTCGGCCTGTCACTCGCGTCGGAATGCACATTCCGCTTTCGCCGCGCCGCGGGTAAAGGATGGCAGCGCTTTCATCTCGATGTCGAGCCGCGCTCCCTCTATATGATGAGCGACGAATCCCGACATGTCTGGGAACATAGCATCCCGCCCGTCGCCAGCATTCGCTTCTCGATGACGTTCAGGACACTGGCGGCAGGCAATTGA
- a CDS encoding YhjD/YihY/BrkB family envelope integrity protein, which translates to MSAAIFSAMFKWLPDASTSWSDILPGALLTAALFEVGRFLISFYDRGLESTYGAAGSIVAILI; encoded by the coding sequence GTGTCCGCTGCGATATTTTCCGCAATGTTCAAATGGCTGCCAGATGCGAGCACAAGCTGGAGCGACATTCTACCTGGCGCGCTGTTAACCGCCGCCCTGTTTGAAGTTGGTCGATTCCTGATCAGCTTCTACGACAGGGGCCTTGAATCCACGTATGGCGCGGCTGGTTCGATCGTGGCCATCCTCATCTGA
- a CDS encoding helix-turn-helix domain-containing protein yields the protein MSYITHGSVWNALYDDPIEAMAMERRSLLLMKVQEELNRKGWTQNEAAKKLGVDQSRMSDLKSGKISKFTVDSLLGYLDHLGQST from the coding sequence ATGTCATACATCACTCATGGGAGCGTCTGGAACGCACTCTATGATGATCCCATCGAAGCAATGGCGATGGAGCGTCGGTCGCTTCTTCTGATGAAGGTGCAGGAGGAGCTCAATAGAAAAGGCTGGACCCAGAACGAGGCTGCCAAGAAACTTGGCGTCGATCAGTCGCGCATGTCCGACCTCAAATCCGGCAAGATCAGCAAGTTCACGGTTGATTCGCTGCTCGGCTATCTCGATCACCTTGGGCAGTCGACCTGA
- a CDS encoding DUF6496 domain-containing protein: protein MARKTSKSASKDVKRAMHKRKEGTLKSGRSGKTVKSRKQAIAIGLSEARQKGKKIAPKKRSKTKTSRK from the coding sequence ATGGCACGCAAGACTTCGAAGAGCGCCTCCAAGGACGTGAAACGGGCGATGCATAAGCGCAAGGAGGGCACGCTAAAGAGTGGCCGAAGCGGAAAGACAGTGAAGAGCCGAAAGCAGGCCATTGCCATCGGGCTGTCGGAAGCGCGCCAGAAAGGCAAGAAGATCGCCCCCAAGAAACGCTCAAAAACGAAGACCTCTCGCAAGTAG